The genomic DNA CCTGTGGGTGAAAGCAGGAATACGATTTGGAAAAATGACAAAGCAGTGTTTGAATTCTGTATGAGACATAATTTTAGGTACAGTGACAGATTGCATATACGTGTTTTTGATACCACACAGGGTGTATAACCTAAATTTTAGCTAGCTTGGTTAAAATCAGATTAATATACTCCTATTTGAGGAAGAAAGATGTTGATCAGAAAACTTTTTAAATTTGAAAATGCGCACATTGTACGAGATTGTACCACACAGCGCTGCAGCGAAAATATCCATGGGCACTCTTATAAAATTGAAGTACTTTTAGAGTCAAACTATCTTGATGCCGGACAAATGGTGTATGATTTTGGACTGACCAAACGGGTTATCAAAGAGCTGATAGACTCGTTTGATCATGCGATCACACTTTGGTCCAAAGATGATACAAAGTATGTAGAAGCGATGAAAACCTATAGTAACAGATGGGTGGAACTGCCTGTTTCCCCTTCAGCCGAACAGTTTTCCCGTGTGATCTACCTGATGGTGGAACGTGTTTTGGCATGTACAGATATGCAAAATGGAGAGAGGGAAGTAAAACTTCACAGTATCATCGTACATGAGACCGACACGGGATATGCACAAGGGTTCAAAGAAGATGCCCATAGTGAACTGATGGGAACGATCAAGCTTGAAGATATCGTATTCTCTCCTCAAGTACAAAAGGAATGGAGCGACAGTGCACTTTGGGAAAAACTGCTGAATCATATTCACATTAAAAATCCAAAAAAAGTGTAGATCCTTTTTTTTGGTTATAATAGTAGCTGAACGAAAGAAAGAAGGAAAGAAATATGAAGAATAGTACATTACTTTCTCTTGTAGCAGCAGCAGTGTTGTTTACAGCATGTGGAGAAGAGACTCAAAAAGTGGCAGCGGAAGTGAATACGACCAAAGTAGCAGAAGCAGTGAAAAAAGATA from Sulfurovum xiamenensis includes the following:
- a CDS encoding 6-pyruvoyl trahydropterin synthase family protein, translating into MLIRKLFKFENAHIVRDCTTQRCSENIHGHSYKIEVLLESNYLDAGQMVYDFGLTKRVIKELIDSFDHAITLWSKDDTKYVEAMKTYSNRWVELPVSPSAEQFSRVIYLMVERVLACTDMQNGEREVKLHSIIVHETDTGYAQGFKEDAHSELMGTIKLEDIVFSPQVQKEWSDSALWEKLLNHIHIKNPKKV